One part of the Sarcophilus harrisii chromosome 5, mSarHar1.11, whole genome shotgun sequence genome encodes these proteins:
- the KCNA5 gene encoding potassium voltage-gated channel subfamily A member 5 — MEITLVTLKNGGTAAIGKGEQSGGSPGPKLEEEVLRPPTGQLNDAAKEGTPRRSGRNRAGRSEGRGGRPLPELPEAVRQQPPGQEEDEGETNSNLGMSEGEGLGPSALHHQRVLINISGLRFETQLGTLAQFPDTLLGDPAKRLHYFDPLRNEYFFDRNRPSFDGILYYYQSGGRLRRPVNVSLDVFADEIRFYQLGDEAMERFREDEGFIKEEEKPLPRNEFQRQVWLIFEYPESSGSARGIAIVSVLVILISIITFCLETLPEFRDERELFRHPQLPKQPPVHPQGANASQGGGRDLHLLPQGPTMAAMVPRTLADPFFIVETTCVVWFTFELLVRFFACPSKAEFSRNIMNIIDVVAIFPYFITLGTELAEQQPGGAGGGGSSNGQQAMSLAILRVIRLVRVFRIFKLSRHSKGLQILGKTLQASMRELGLLIFFLFIGVILFSSAVYFAEADNHETHFSSIPDAFWWAVVTMTTVGYGDMRPVTVGGKIVGSLCAIAGVLTIALPVPVIVSNFNYFYHRETDNEERSVLKEEPAGTTGQGTIHDSVNQRKSSGSKGSFAKMPENMEGVHRGSCHVEKCNLKVKSNVDIRKSLYALCLDTSQETDL; from the coding sequence ATGGAGATCACCTTGGTCACGCTGAAGAACGGAGGCACCGCGGCCATCGGGAAAGGAGAGCAGTCTGGGGGAAGCCCGGGCCCCAAGCTGGAAGAAGAGGTCTTGCGTCCCCCGACGGGGCAGCTCAACGACGCAGCCAAGGAGGGGACGCCGAGAAGGTCCGGACGTAATCGCGCTGGGAGAAGCGAGGGCCGGGGTGGACGTCCCTTACCTGAGCTTCCCGAGGCAGTGCGACAGCAGCCTCCCGGACAGgaggaagatgaaggagaaaCAAACTCCAACCTTGGCATGTCGGAGGGGGAAGGTTTAGGGCCATCTGCCCTGCATCATCAGCGAGTCCTCATCAACATCTCGGGCCTGCGATTTGAGACTCAGCTGGGCACTCTGGCTCAGTTTCCCGACACTCTCTTGGGGGATCCTGCCAAGCGTCTGCATTACTTTGACCCCCTGCGCAATGAGTACTTCTTTGATCGCAACAGACCCAGCTTCGACGGCATCCTGTACTACTACCAATCCGGGGGCAGGTTGCGGAGGCCAGTCAATGTCTCTTTGGATGTATTTGCTGATGAGATTCGCTTCTACCAATTAGGGGATGAGGCCATGGAAAGATTCAGGGAGGATGAGGGCTTCATCAAAGAAGAGGAGAAGCCCCTGCCACGGAATGAGTTCCAGAGGCAGGTCTGGCTCATCTTTGAGTACCCAGAGAGTTCTGGGTCAGCTCGGGGCATCGCCATCGTCTCAGTTTTGGTCATTCTCATCTCCATCATCACCTTCTGTCTTGAGACGCTGCCCGAGTTCCGGGATGAACGGGAGCTGTTTCGCCATCCCCAGCTGCCCAAACAGCCTCCAGTTCACCCTCAGGGCGCTAATGCCAGTCAAGGGGGAGGGCGGGATCTGCATCTTCTGCCTCAGGGGCCTACTATGGCCGCTATGGTGCCCAGAACCCTGGCAGATCCATTCTTCATCGTGGAGACCACGTGTGTCGTGTGGTTCACCTTTGAGCTTCTGGTGCGTTTCTTTGCTTGCCCCAGCAAAGCGGAATTCTCCCGCAATATCATGAACATTATCGATGTGGTGGCGATCTTTCCTTACTTCATCACCCTAGGCACTGAGCTGGCAGAGCAACAGCCAGGGGGAGCAGGAGGAGGGGGCAGTTCGAATGGACAGCAGGCCATGTCCTTGGCCATCCTCCGGGTCATCCGCCTCGTCAGAGTTTTCCGTATCTTCAAACTCTCCCGCCATTCCAAGGGCCTCCAAATCCTGGGCAAGACCTTACAGGCCTCCATGCGGGAGTTGGGActcctcatcttcttcctctttattggAGTCATCCTCTTCTCCAGTGCTGTCTACTTTGCAGAAGCAGACAACCATGAGACCCACTTCTCCAGCATCCCAGATGCCTTCTGGTGGGCAGTGGTCACCATGACTACAGTGGGCTATGGGGACATGAGACCAGTGACGGTAGGGGGCAAGATCGTTGGATCTTTGTGTGCCATTGCAGGTGTCCTCACCATAGCTCTGCCTGTGCCCGTCATTGTCTCCAACTTCAATTACTTCTATCATCGGGAGACAGACAATGAAGAAAGGTCAGTTCTCAAGGAAGAACCAGCTGGTACCACAGGCCAGGGCACAATCCACGACAGTGTCAATCAGCGCAAGTCTAGTGGGAGCAAAGGGTCTTTTGCTAAAATGCCAGAAAACATGGAAGGAGTCCACAGAGG